A genomic window from Flavobacterium johnsoniae includes:
- a CDS encoding RagB/SusD family nutrient uptake outer membrane protein, translated as MKKIIVSIIAFSLFSASCSDFIEKDQRGTQTLENYFQTVQECENYANELTQRLLLAKEWWVLTAPRVTNEMSTDDAWMGNTGQDNSAHRPCSQYIITPDNMGDMNSIYTAHFYTIQSANVGLERMAVSPLTDAQKNQYMGESLFVRAYCYYELVNLFGGVPVYTKSLGTGDLTLSRNTAAEVYTQIETDLKDAAAKLESAPVARNGRINKWAAYALLARVSLFQEKWAEAKTYSNKVITEGPFQLETDFLNIWNVNNHNGIESILEAQSSSVQDRSLGAALPTLSGARGEDKKNFPSNDAADVLDGWGWCMPTSDLENAYLSENDVIRRRSTITKWGEAAYGDEVLNPTHKFSLNDNKSGRICRKSYIPIATRRALDKKDGHLPLNIPLIRLAEMYLTRAEANYHTGGDALADINIIRARVKLDPKTGISGPTLLRQIYKERRLELAFEGLRLFDIRREKDPTTGRPVIESLMGPNGTFVQYNLSSTDPYETTNLRESQDKGINFNPAKNLLWPIPQLEIDLSGGVIKQNPGY; from the coding sequence ATGAAAAAAATAATAGTATCAATAATAGCTTTTTCTCTATTTTCGGCATCTTGCAGTGATTTTATAGAAAAAGATCAAAGAGGAACTCAGACTTTAGAAAATTATTTTCAAACAGTACAAGAATGCGAGAATTATGCAAATGAATTAACACAACGCTTATTATTAGCAAAAGAATGGTGGGTATTAACGGCTCCTAGAGTAACCAACGAAATGTCTACAGATGATGCTTGGATGGGAAACACAGGTCAAGACAATAGCGCACATAGACCTTGTTCGCAATATATCATAACTCCTGATAATATGGGCGATATGAATAGTATCTATACAGCACATTTCTATACGATTCAATCTGCAAATGTTGGTTTAGAAAGAATGGCTGTTTCGCCACTTACCGATGCTCAAAAAAATCAGTATATGGGCGAATCTTTATTCGTACGGGCTTATTGTTATTATGAATTGGTAAATCTTTTTGGAGGAGTTCCGGTTTATACAAAATCTTTAGGAACTGGAGATTTAACCTTATCGCGTAATACAGCCGCAGAAGTATACACTCAGATAGAAACCGATCTTAAAGATGCAGCAGCAAAACTAGAAAGTGCTCCTGTAGCAAGAAATGGTAGAATTAACAAATGGGCAGCTTATGCCTTATTGGCTCGAGTGTCATTGTTCCAAGAAAAATGGGCAGAAGCAAAAACATATTCTAACAAAGTAATTACAGAAGGTCCTTTTCAGTTAGAAACTGATTTCTTAAATATCTGGAATGTTAACAATCATAACGGAATTGAATCTATTTTAGAAGCGCAGTCGTCTTCTGTTCAGGATAGAAGTTTAGGCGCGGCATTGCCAACTTTATCTGGAGCAAGAGGAGAAGACAAAAAGAATTTTCCAAGTAATGATGCTGCCGACGTTCTTGATGGTTGGGGATGGTGTATGCCAACAAGTGATTTAGAAAATGCATATTTGTCTGAAAATGATGTTATCCGCAGAAGAAGTACGATTACAAAATGGGGAGAAGCAGCTTACGGAGATGAGGTTTTAAATCCAACACATAAATTCAGTTTAAACGATAATAAATCGGGTCGTATCTGCCGTAAATCTTATATTCCAATTGCGACACGCCGTGCATTAGATAAAAAAGACGGTCACTTACCATTAAACATTCCGCTGATTCGTTTGGCAGAAATGTATTTAACAAGAGCTGAAGCTAATTATCATACGGGCGGTGATGCTTTGGCAGATATTAATATTATCAGAGCACGTGTAAAATTAGATCCGAAAACAGGAATTTCAGGACCTACACTTTTAAGACAGATTTACAAAGAACGTCGTTTAGAATTGGCTTTTGAAGGATTGCGTTTGTTTGATATTCGTCGTGAAAAAGATCCAACAACAGGAAGACCGGTTATCGAATCTTTGATGGGACCAAACGGAACTTTCGTGCAATACAACTTGAGTTCTACAGATCCTTACGAAACAACAAACTTGAGAGAATCTCAGGATAAAGGAATCAATTTTAATCCTGCAAAAAACTTATTGTGGCCAATTCCGCAATTAGAAATCGATTTGAGCGGTGGTGTAATTAAACAAAATCCTGGATACTAA
- a CDS encoding glycoside hydrolase, whose product MKQYNQNKVGLLCAGLLFASSFFVSCDSEKSENSDSENAVTELNVSLEMNLQTMESFGASDAWQCNFIGKNWPTDKRNKIADLLFSQGLDADGNPKGIGLSLWRFNLGAGSAEQGDASDITDEWRRSECFTTNGVSYDMTKQAGQVWFMKAARERGVDKLLAFANSAPVYLTQNGKAHASIKEFYNLKDGKMPDLADFWTTSLDKLKTEHGLTIDYVSPFNEPQYEWDGSGQEGSPATNTNIYSFVNILSPKLQAKNLQAKIVVGEAGAYEPLYKTVSGKESRSNQIDYFFAANSSKNIGNLSNVKRTISGHSYWQAWPLSTLISSRQDAAARIQSVGGLSLWSSEYCVLESPGTAELPGGAGAGRDLGMPLALWTARIISTDIAVGGVTSWQWWTAISRGDYKDGLIHVDDGASNGAGNADYCKNDGYIRDSKTLWALGNFSFFVKPGMVRVQIPSIDNTAELNNVMVTAYKDVANKKLVMVAVNISKSAKAYKLNLAGGTLTDNKLTPYITSETLSLKKGTTVDVSGFEIPARSVVTYVGTYK is encoded by the coding sequence ATGAAACAGTATAATCAAAATAAAGTAGGTCTGCTTTGTGCAGGCTTACTTTTCGCAAGTTCTTTTTTTGTAAGCTGCGATTCTGAAAAATCTGAAAATTCAGATTCAGAAAATGCTGTGACAGAATTGAATGTTAGTTTAGAAATGAATCTTCAAACGATGGAAAGTTTCGGAGCTTCGGATGCTTGGCAATGTAATTTTATTGGAAAAAATTGGCCAACTGATAAAAGAAATAAAATAGCCGATTTATTGTTCAGCCAAGGTTTAGATGCTGACGGAAATCCAAAAGGAATCGGATTGTCCTTATGGCGTTTTAACCTTGGAGCAGGAAGCGCAGAACAAGGCGATGCCAGTGATATTACAGACGAATGGAGAAGATCGGAATGTTTTACCACAAACGGAGTTTCGTATGATATGACGAAACAAGCGGGTCAGGTTTGGTTTATGAAAGCCGCAAGAGAGCGTGGAGTTGATAAACTATTGGCTTTTGCAAACAGCGCTCCGGTCTATTTGACTCAAAATGGAAAAGCGCACGCTTCTATCAAAGAATTTTATAATTTAAAGGATGGAAAAATGCCCGATTTAGCTGACTTTTGGACAACATCTTTAGATAAATTAAAAACAGAACATGGTTTAACAATCGATTATGTAAGTCCGTTCAACGAACCTCAATATGAGTGGGACGGATCGGGGCAAGAAGGTTCTCCGGCTACTAACACGAATATTTACAGTTTTGTAAACATTTTATCTCCAAAATTGCAAGCGAAAAATTTACAAGCTAAAATTGTTGTAGGAGAAGCTGGAGCTTATGAACCGCTTTATAAAACAGTTTCAGGAAAAGAAAGTAGATCGAATCAGATTGATTATTTCTTTGCCGCAAATTCTTCTAAAAATATTGGAAATTTAAGCAACGTAAAAAGAACTATTTCTGGACATAGTTACTGGCAAGCATGGCCTTTAAGTACTTTGATTTCTTCAAGACAAGACGCAGCTGCGAGAATACAATCTGTTGGAGGATTAAGCCTTTGGTCATCTGAATATTGTGTTTTAGAAAGCCCAGGAACTGCAGAACTTCCAGGTGGAGCAGGAGCTGGAAGAGATTTAGGAATGCCTTTAGCACTTTGGACAGCACGTATTATTAGCACTGATATTGCAGTTGGAGGCGTAACTTCTTGGCAATGGTGGACGGCAATTAGTCGTGGTGATTACAAAGACGGATTAATTCATGTAGATGATGGCGCAAGCAACGGAGCAGGAAATGCTGATTATTGCAAAAATGATGGATATATTAGAGATTCAAAAACGCTTTGGGCTTTAGGAAACTTTTCATTTTTCGTAAAACCTGGAATGGTTCGAGTTCAAATTCCAAGTATTGATAATACAGCAGAATTAAATAATGTTATGGTTACGGCTTATAAAGATGTAGCAAATAAAAAATTAGTTATGGTTGCGGTTAACATCAGCAAATCAGCGAAAGCTTATAAACTAAATCTTGCAGGCGGAACATTAACAGATAATAAATTAACGCCTTATATTACTTCCGAAACATTGAGTTTGAAAAAAGGAACAACGGTTGATGTTTCTGGTTTTGAAATTCCTGCCAGATCTGTAGTGACTTATGTGGGTACTTATAAATAA